The Hydrogenimonas thermophila genome has a window encoding:
- a CDS encoding FIST N-terminal domain-containing protein, protein MKQWSYSFNSEEEFSKFVKDNNLKDKEQILVQVNCGVLKQNIFEHVQKVIKKELPQAIIAGASSVSQLYDGHVTSNKIVFSITHFEKSTLSLFEYTFPSFDECDYSNIVKLLSNSLRDDTKGILLITNAVYFDIEKLISNINKHFAHIPIFGGIASDSDPLFNFTIFSQNKIYFEEGLIAVIFSGESLQVSCNYYFDWEAIGKEYTVTKADGRYLSELDGQPIMDIYSKYFGPMDKDKLLNVSISHPLIRTSSEFGQVARALLELEGEKGLYTGEFEEGEKVQIGFGHYERMIGRYDEIQKTYENIPAEVAWFYICISYNYGYMDILDASASFYKNSDQLYGLITFGEFSQREGKNKFLNFTLTRVVLSESSDSRIEVNSKKPILDKKDELLVTLSTLVASSSHEIMNLNRYLEQEVQKRTKELAELNSSLEKRIELEVKKNREKDKMLYHQSKLASMGEMINNIAHQWRQPLNIIALVMQDLSLKAQIGNISYTEIANAEKKVNETLKYLSDTIDDFRSFVSNGENFSSPGGFEVCKTIKNTIRLISIVLEDKNIDLILKLPEDDKIVKGSSNDLKQILLNLIYNAIDVLREREVENPTIKVEVKYNKYINIIVKDNGGGINPKIIDKIFEPYFTTKYKARGTGLGLYMSKMIVEKRFNGKIKARNTSRGAMFWIELPIMA, encoded by the coding sequence ATGAAGCAGTGGAGTTACAGTTTTAATAGTGAAGAAGAGTTTTCAAAGTTTGTAAAAGATAATAATTTAAAAGATAAAGAGCAGATACTTGTTCAAGTAAACTGTGGTGTTTTAAAACAAAATATTTTTGAACATGTGCAAAAGGTTATTAAAAAAGAGTTGCCACAAGCCATAATTGCAGGAGCGAGCAGTGTTTCTCAACTTTATGATGGGCATGTAACCTCAAATAAAATAGTATTTTCTATTACTCATTTTGAAAAAAGCACTCTTTCGCTATTTGAGTATACTTTTCCATCTTTTGATGAGTGTGATTATTCAAATATAGTAAAACTACTATCTAATTCTCTTAGAGATGATACAAAAGGTATTTTGCTTATTACAAATGCGGTATATTTTGATATTGAAAAACTGATTAGCAATATTAACAAGCATTTTGCACATATTCCAATATTTGGAGGTATTGCATCAGACAGTGATCCTCTTTTTAATTTTACAATTTTTTCTCAGAATAAGATTTATTTTGAAGAGGGTTTAATAGCTGTAATTTTCAGCGGAGAATCGCTGCAAGTCTCTTGCAACTACTATTTTGATTGGGAAGCGATTGGTAAGGAATATACTGTTACCAAGGCTGACGGGAGGTATCTATCGGAGCTTGACGGACAGCCTATTATGGATATTTACAGTAAATACTTTGGTCCAATGGATAAAGACAAGCTTCTTAATGTTTCAATTTCTCATCCACTTATTCGTACTTCATCTGAATTTGGACAGGTGGCAAGAGCACTTTTAGAGTTAGAGGGTGAGAAAGGACTTTATACTGGAGAGTTTGAAGAGGGTGAAAAAGTTCAAATAGGCTTTGGTCACTATGAACGTATGATAGGTCGCTATGATGAGATTCAGAAGACTTATGAAAATATACCAGCAGAAGTAGCATGGTTTTACATTTGTATATCTTATAATTATGGGTATATGGATATTTTAGATGCTTCAGCATCATTTTATAAAAATTCAGATCAGTTATACGGGTTAATAACTTTTGGTGAGTTTAGTCAAAGGGAAGGAAAAAATAAGTTTTTAAACTTTACTTTAACACGTGTAGTGCTTTCTGAAAGTAGTGATTCAAGAATAGAAGTTAATAGTAAAAAACCTATTTTAGATAAAAAGGATGAACTGCTTGTTACTCTTTCAACTCTTGTTGCTTCAAGTAGTCATGAAATTATGAATCTTAACCGTTATCTTGAGCAAGAGGTTCAAAAACGTACAAAAGAGTTAGCAGAGTTAAACTCTTCACTTGAAAAACGCATAGAGCTTGAAGTTAAAAAGAATAGAGAAAAAGATAAAATGCTCTATCATCAATCCAAGCTTGCATCAATGGGAGAGATGATAAACAATATTGCTCATCAATGGAGACAGCCACTCAATATAATTGCTTTAGTTATGCAAGATTTGTCGCTTAAAGCTCAAATTGGCAATATTTCATATACAGAAATAGCTAATGCTGAGAAGAAAGTTAATGAAACACTAAAATATCTTTCAGATACTATTGATGATTTTAGAAGCTTTGTCTCAAATGGTGAAAACTTTTCTAGTCCAGGTGGATTTGAAGTCTGCAAAACAATTAAAAATACAATTAGATTAATTTCTATTGTATTGGAAGATAAAAATATAGATTTGATATTGAAATTGCCTGAAGATGACAAAATTGTTAAGGGAAGCTCAAATGATTTAAAGCAGATACTTTTAAATCTTATCTATAATGCTATTGATGTTCTTAGGGAAAGAGAAGTAGAAAACCCAACAATTAAGGTAGAGGTCAAGTATAATAAATATATAAATATTATTGTGAAAGATAATGGCGGTGGTATAAATCCTAAAATAATTGACAAAATATTTGAACCATATTTTACTACAAAGTATAAAGCTCGAGGTACAGGACTAGGTCTTTATATGTCAAAGATGATTGTAGAGAAGAGATTTAATGGAAAAATAAAAGCCCGCAACACAAGTCGCGGGGCAATGTTTTGGATAGAGTTGCCAATTATGGCTTAA
- the gatA gene encoding Asp-tRNA(Asn)/Glu-tRNA(Gln) amidotransferase subunit GatA, with translation MITLKEALQLPKEEIKALRDDLKKRIEEKKELNAYISVDEAGDGVPLLIKDNIQVKGWNITSASKILQGYVAPYNATVIEKIEAAGLSPFGRANMDEFAMGSSTESSFYGKTLNPHAPERVPGGSSGGSAAAVGAGVAIAALGSDTGGSIRQPAAFCGIVGMKPTYGRVSRWGLAAYSSSLDQIGPMTQNVEDAAILYDIISGHDSHDSTSANIDYTPVTPNLDPNRKLKIAVIDNYIKDASAEVQAAYETAIKALEDAGHTIVHKEMMGAKYDIAAYYIIATAEASANLSRYDGIRYGNRAEDPKDLKDLYLRTRSEGFGDEVKRRILLGSFVLSSGYYDAYYLKAQKVRHLIKDEFEEVFKDADLILSPVAPTPAFKFGEMADPLQMYLSDAYTIGVNLAGLPAISLPIQKTAEGLPVGLQLIGKHFDEQTVFDGALSLEAAVAYNK, from the coding sequence TTGATTACATTAAAAGAGGCTTTGCAGTTACCAAAAGAAGAGATTAAAGCATTACGTGATGATTTAAAGAAGAGAATAGAAGAGAAAAAGGAGTTAAACGCCTATATCTCTGTAGATGAAGCAGGTGATGGTGTACCTTTGCTTATAAAAGACAATATTCAGGTAAAAGGGTGGAATATTACCTCTGCTAGTAAAATTTTGCAAGGGTATGTGGCACCTTACAATGCAACAGTTATAGAGAAGATAGAAGCTGCCGGACTTTCACCTTTTGGCCGTGCCAATATGGATGAGTTTGCTATGGGAAGCTCAACTGAGAGCAGTTTTTATGGTAAAACACTTAATCCTCACGCCCCAGAGCGTGTTCCTGGTGGATCATCTGGCGGGTCTGCTGCTGCAGTTGGTGCAGGTGTTGCTATTGCTGCACTTGGAAGCGATACTGGAGGTTCTATCCGTCAGCCTGCAGCATTTTGTGGAATTGTGGGTATGAAACCAACATATGGACGTGTAAGCCGTTGGGGGCTTGCAGCTTACAGTTCTAGCCTTGATCAGATTGGACCTATGACACAAAATGTTGAAGATGCAGCTATTTTGTATGATATTATCAGTGGACATGATAGTCACGACAGTACCAGTGCTAACATCGACTATACACCTGTAACTCCAAATCTTGATCCAAATAGAAAACTTAAAATTGCTGTTATCGATAATTACATTAAAGATGCAAGTGCAGAAGTACAAGCAGCATATGAAACAGCAATTAAAGCTTTAGAAGATGCCGGTCATACAATTGTGCATAAAGAGATGATGGGTGCAAAATATGATATTGCTGCATATTACATCATTGCTACAGCAGAAGCTAGTGCAAACTTGAGCCGCTATGATGGCATTCGTTACGGAAATCGTGCTGAAGATCCTAAAGATCTTAAAGACCTTTACCTGCGTACACGTAGTGAAGGGTTTGGCGATGAGGTTAAGCGACGTATTTTACTTGGAAGTTTTGTTCTTTCAAGCGGATATTATGATGCTTACTATCTTAAAGCTCAAAAAGTACGACACTTGATTAAAGATGAGTTTGAAGAGGTCTTTAAAGATGCAGACCTGATTTTAAGCCCTGTTGCACCAACACCAGCGTTTAAATTTGGTGAAATGGCTGATCCGCTTCAAATGTACTTGAGTGATGCTTATACCATCGGGGTTAACCTTGCAGGTCTTCCGGCAATCAGCCTACCAATTCAAAAAACAGCAGAAGGTCTTCCTGTAGGACTTCAGTTGATTGGTAAACATTTTGATGAACAGACAGTTTTTGATGGTGCATTAAGCCTTGAGGCGGCAGTAGCATATAATAAATAA
- the guaB gene encoding IMP dehydrogenase, with product MRIRKRALTFEDVLLVPKHSTVLPKEVDISTQLTKNVRLNIPIVSAAMDTVTEYRAAIAMARLGGIGIIHKNMDVETQVKQVKKVKKSESGIIIDPVFMHPGQTLGEAEAIMREYRISGVPVVDKDMKLLGILTNRDMRFETDMGKKVEDVMTKMPLITAKKGISLDEAADIMHKNKIEKLPLIDENGVLTGLVTIKDIKKRKEYPNACKDDFGRLRVGAAIGVGQFDRAHALAEAGVDVLVLDSAHGHSQGIIDTLKRLKAELDVDIIAGNIATSEAAEALIEAGADAIKVGIGPGSICTTRIVAGVGVPQISAIDECAQVGHKYGVPVIADGGIKYSGDVAKALAVGASCIMAGSILAGTEESPGETIMYQGRQYKSYRGMGSIGAMTKGSTDRYFQEGTAADKLVPEGIEGRVPYRGRIADVIHQLTGGLRSSMGYCGSKDIPTFWERAEFVEITSAGLKESHVHDVMITKEAPNYHI from the coding sequence ATGAGAATAAGAAAACGCGCCCTGACATTCGAAGATGTCCTTTTGGTTCCAAAACACTCAACAGTTTTGCCTAAAGAGGTAGATATATCAACACAGTTGACTAAAAATGTTCGCTTAAATATTCCTATTGTATCAGCGGCAATGGATACTGTTACTGAATATCGTGCGGCAATTGCTATGGCACGTCTTGGCGGTATTGGTATTATTCATAAAAATATGGATGTAGAGACACAAGTAAAGCAAGTAAAAAAGGTAAAAAAGAGTGAGTCTGGAATCATTATAGATCCTGTATTTATGCACCCCGGGCAGACTCTAGGTGAAGCAGAAGCTATTATGAGAGAGTATCGCATTTCTGGTGTGCCTGTTGTAGATAAAGATATGAAACTACTTGGAATACTTACAAACCGTGATATGAGATTTGAGACTGATATGGGCAAAAAGGTCGAAGATGTAATGACTAAAATGCCTTTAATCACTGCTAAAAAGGGAATCTCTCTTGATGAAGCAGCAGATATTATGCATAAAAACAAGATAGAAAAGCTTCCGTTAATTGATGAAAACGGTGTTTTGACAGGTCTTGTTACAATCAAAGATATAAAGAAACGCAAAGAGTATCCTAATGCTTGTAAAGATGATTTTGGTCGTTTGCGTGTAGGTGCTGCTATTGGTGTTGGACAGTTTGACAGAGCTCATGCATTGGCTGAAGCTGGTGTAGATGTATTGGTGCTTGATTCAGCGCATGGTCATTCTCAAGGAATTATAGATACACTTAAAAGACTTAAAGCTGAGCTTGATGTTGATATTATTGCTGGAAATATTGCAACAAGTGAAGCTGCAGAAGCGTTGATTGAAGCTGGTGCAGATGCGATTAAAGTAGGTATTGGACCTGGTTCAATTTGTACTACAAGAATTGTTGCAGGTGTTGGTGTTCCTCAAATCAGTGCTATTGATGAGTGTGCTCAAGTTGGACATAAGTATGGTGTGCCTGTAATTGCAGACGGTGGTATCAAATATTCAGGAGATGTTGCTAAAGCATTGGCTGTTGGTGCAAGTTGTATTATGGCTGGGTCTATTCTTGCAGGAACAGAAGAGAGTCCTGGTGAGACAATTATGTATCAGGGACGACAATATAAAAGCTATCGCGGTATGGGAAGTATTGGAGCAATGACTAAAGGAAGTACTGACAGATATTTCCAAGAAGGTACTGCTGCTGATAAACTGGTACCTGAAGGCATTGAAGGTCGTGTACCTTACCGTGGACGAATTGCTGATGTTATTCATCAGCTAACAGGTGGTTTAAGATCATCTATGGGATATTGCGGTAGTAAAGATATTCCAACTTTCTGGGAGCGTGCAGAGTTTGTTGAAATTACCAGCGCAGGTCTTAAAGAGAGCCATGTGCATGATGTTATGATTACAAAAGAGGCTCCAAACTATCATATATAG
- the ileS gene encoding isoleucine--tRNA ligase, translated as MDYKATLNLPKTDFPMRGNLPQNEPKRYAKWFEQKVYERMKKNREGAEMFTLHDGPPYANGKIHIGHALNKILKDIIVKDNYFQGRAVRFTPGWDCHGLPIEQQVEKKIGKAKKEQLPKSKIRQLCREHAAKFVEVQKEGFKALGVIADWENPYVTMDFRFEANIYRTLCNVAAKGLLVERNKPVYWSWAERTALAEAEVEYEDKEDYSIYVAFELGDKAKEKLGHPEAAAIVIWTTTPWTLPANVGISLNPDEIYVLTKDGYIVAEKLFDNLLESGVVEGPIEMRIPARDLEGMVAINPLNGRPSRIVLGEHVVMENGTGAVHTAPGHGEDDYRVGLVNNLEVIMPVDEEGRYDETVVHLGLLPNAEEFVGKHIFEANEEILKLLGKSLLKVEKFVHSYPHCWRSHTPLIFRATKQWFISVDGKPDGEEKSLREIALSEIEKTKFYPEWGRNRLNSMVEGRPDWCISRQRDWGVPIAFFRHKKTGEVILDEKVLNFIAMIFEMKGCDAWYDMSIEELLYPGSGYDPADLEKVMDILDVWFDSGSTWYAVLKSRNYDAGKFPSDLYLEGSDQHRGWFQSSLLLGSAVEHKAPYKAILTHGFTVDEKGEKMSKSKGNVVAPDEVAKKYGSEILRLWVAMSEYKSDLKISDAILKQVAENYRKIRNTFRFLLANVNDLEELVPVEKMGELDRWIVKKAKEVFASMRASFDMYDFSKGFHTLNNFLTNELSGIYLDLTKDRLYCDDKDDITRRSSQSAMAMIAKTLLPLVAPVLTYTADELMEFAPAVVKGEANDVFDLIYKPLPDVQSVMDEDYMIRARESFFEIVDRLKKEKAVKQTLELGIVTESEKLKVLDHKDAEDWFVVSEISKASASEVLGEFEVDGDRFTIVRASGYKCPRCWRFAAPKEDGLCERCAKVLNV; from the coding sequence ATGGACTACAAGGCAACACTTAATCTTCCAAAAACCGATTTTCCTATGCGCGGAAACTTACCGCAGAATGAACCTAAACGCTATGCGAAATGGTTTGAACAGAAGGTTTATGAGCGTATGAAAAAGAACCGCGAGGGCGCGGAGATGTTTACGCTTCATGATGGACCTCCTTATGCCAATGGAAAGATACACATTGGTCATGCATTGAACAAAATTCTTAAAGATATCATTGTCAAAGACAACTACTTTCAAGGGCGTGCAGTACGATTTACACCAGGCTGGGATTGTCACGGTCTGCCAATTGAACAACAGGTTGAAAAGAAGATAGGCAAAGCAAAAAAAGAGCAGTTGCCAAAATCTAAAATACGTCAGCTTTGTCGTGAACATGCTGCAAAATTTGTTGAAGTGCAAAAAGAGGGCTTTAAAGCTCTTGGTGTTATTGCTGATTGGGAGAATCCATATGTAACGATGGATTTCCGCTTTGAAGCAAACATCTATCGTACACTATGCAATGTTGCAGCAAAAGGGCTTTTGGTTGAGAGAAACAAACCTGTTTACTGGAGTTGGGCTGAACGTACTGCATTGGCAGAAGCAGAAGTGGAGTATGAAGATAAAGAGGATTACTCTATCTATGTCGCTTTTGAGTTGGGTGACAAAGCAAAAGAGAAGTTGGGACACCCTGAAGCTGCTGCAATTGTCATTTGGACAACAACACCTTGGACGCTTCCTGCTAATGTTGGTATAAGCCTTAACCCTGATGAGATTTATGTGCTTACCAAAGATGGCTACATTGTTGCAGAGAAGCTCTTTGACAACCTGCTTGAGAGTGGGGTTGTGGAAGGTCCGATTGAGATGCGAATTCCTGCTCGTGATCTTGAAGGAATGGTAGCCATTAACCCACTTAATGGTCGTCCTTCACGTATTGTACTTGGTGAGCATGTTGTAATGGAAAACGGAACAGGTGCTGTTCACACTGCTCCTGGTCACGGAGAAGATGACTACCGTGTAGGTTTGGTTAACAACCTTGAAGTCATTATGCCTGTTGATGAAGAGGGCAGGTATGATGAGACAGTTGTGCATCTTGGACTTTTGCCTAATGCAGAAGAGTTTGTAGGCAAGCACATTTTTGAAGCTAATGAAGAGATTTTAAAACTTCTTGGCAAGTCACTTTTGAAAGTTGAAAAGTTTGTTCACTCTTACCCACACTGTTGGAGAAGTCATACACCTTTGATTTTCCGTGCTACAAAGCAGTGGTTTATCAGTGTAGATGGTAAGCCAGATGGTGAAGAGAAGAGTTTGCGTGAAATAGCACTTAGTGAGATAGAGAAGACTAAGTTTTACCCTGAATGGGGACGAAATCGCCTTAACTCTATGGTTGAGGGCCGTCCTGATTGGTGTATTAGCCGTCAGCGTGACTGGGGTGTGCCTATTGCATTTTTCCGTCACAAAAAGACAGGTGAAGTAATTTTGGACGAAAAAGTTCTTAACTTCATCGCTATGATATTTGAGATGAAAGGGTGTGATGCTTGGTATGATATGAGCATTGAAGAGCTTCTATACCCAGGCAGTGGTTATGATCCGGCTGATCTAGAAAAAGTTATGGATATTTTAGATGTATGGTTTGATAGTGGTTCTACCTGGTATGCTGTACTAAAATCTCGTAACTATGATGCAGGAAAATTCCCTTCAGACCTTTATCTTGAAGGGAGTGATCAGCATCGTGGATGGTTCCAAAGCTCACTTCTGCTTGGATCCGCTGTTGAACATAAAGCTCCATACAAAGCTATCTTGACACACGGCTTTACTGTTGACGAGAAGGGCGAAAAGATGTCCAAGTCAAAAGGTAATGTCGTTGCACCTGATGAAGTTGCAAAAAAGTATGGTAGTGAAATTCTCAGGCTTTGGGTAGCGATGAGCGAGTATAAGAGCGATCTGAAAATCAGTGATGCTATCTTAAAGCAGGTGGCTGAAAACTACCGAAAAATACGCAATACATTCCGCTTCTTGCTTGCCAATGTCAACGATCTTGAAGAGTTGGTACCAGTTGAGAAGATGGGAGAACTTGATCGCTGGATTGTAAAGAAAGCTAAAGAAGTCTTTGCATCTATGCGTGCATCGTTTGATATGTATGATTTCTCTAAAGGGTTCCATACTCTTAATAACTTTTTAACAAATGAATTAAGCGGTATTTATCTTGATCTTACAAAAGATCGTCTCTATTGTGATGATAAAGATGATATTACAAGACGATCTAGCCAGAGTGCAATGGCAATGATTGCTAAAACTCTATTGCCATTGGTTGCACCGGTCCTTACATATACTGCCGATGAGTTGATGGAATTTGCACCTGCTGTTGTTAAAGGGGAAGCAAATGATGTATTTGATCTTATTTATAAACCGCTTCCTGATGTCCAGAGTGTAATGGATGAAGATTATATGATTCGTGCTAGAGAAAGCTTCTTTGAAATTGTTGACAGACTGAAAAAAGAGAAAGCAGTCAAGCAGACATTGGAGCTTGGAATTGTTACAGAGAGTGAAAAGTTAAAAGTTTTAGATCACAAAGATGCTGAAGATTGGTTTGTTGTCAGTGAGATTTCCAAGGCAAGTGCAAGTGAAGTTCTTGGTGAGTTTGAAGTAGATGGTGATCGTTTCACTATTGTTAGAGCAAGTGGATACAAATGTCCAAGATGTTGGCGTTTTGCTGCACCAAAAGAGGATGGACTTTGTGAACGATGTGCAAAGGTGTTGAATGTTTGA
- a CDS encoding CinA family protein, whose protein sequence is MKNRLIIIGKNLYLNTPFMEYIERELNHLGFLEQIIKLPETSTETVTLLQQQMAQEGNIIIVTNKNAFTPVSKLISTMIDDTLILKENLLIPSKSEIYDDNSFLIKFNNSAINVVMAEPGQTLPIFLIEHSEDRGILHIFHMDEESAKILLDPLSKTYEININITTLTPGWLQIEAVSKKYGQLEQFLKGAKQLLPDKAIVTDNIFAYIIEKLTLAKKSVTFAESCTGGLVAAQLTKEPGASNVFNGSLVTYSNALKAGWLGVEKETLEYYGAVSEQCVEQMLIGAKEITKADYALAISGIAGPGGGTAQKPVGTVFIGAIADERTIIEKLHFEGDRQYIQEQSMFYAYKILLQIGSNDFF, encoded by the coding sequence ATGAAAAACCGTCTAATAATCATTGGCAAAAATCTATACCTCAACACTCCTTTTATGGAGTATATTGAACGTGAACTAAATCATTTAGGCTTTTTAGAACAAATTATAAAACTACCAGAAACCAGCACTGAAACTGTTACACTTTTGCAACAGCAAATGGCTCAAGAAGGAAATATTATAATTGTTACAAATAAAAATGCCTTTACACCAGTCAGTAAACTTATTTCAACAATGATAGATGATACTTTAATTCTTAAAGAGAACCTTTTAATACCTTCAAAAAGTGAAATTTATGATGATAACAGCTTCTTAATCAAATTCAATAACTCTGCAATAAACGTTGTAATGGCAGAACCTGGACAGACCTTACCTATTTTTTTGATTGAACATAGTGAAGATAGAGGTATATTGCATATTTTTCATATGGATGAAGAGAGTGCAAAAATTTTACTTGATCCATTGAGCAAAACTTATGAGATAAATATAAATATAACAACTCTGACACCAGGATGGCTTCAGATAGAGGCTGTCAGTAAAAAATATGGACAATTAGAGCAGTTTCTAAAAGGAGCAAAACAATTGCTTCCAGATAAAGCTATTGTAACTGACAATATTTTTGCATATATCATTGAAAAATTGACATTGGCAAAAAAGAGTGTAACTTTTGCAGAGAGTTGTACAGGAGGGTTGGTAGCAGCACAGTTAACCAAAGAGCCTGGAGCATCAAATGTATTTAACGGCTCACTTGTGACATACTCAAATGCACTTAAAGCTGGATGGCTTGGTGTAGAGAAAGAGACTTTAGAATATTATGGTGCTGTAAGTGAGCAGTGTGTTGAGCAGATGCTCATTGGAGCCAAAGAGATTACCAAGGCAGATTATGCACTGGCAATCAGTGGAATAGCTGGTCCTGGAGGAGGAACAGCACAAAAACCTGTAGGTACTGTATTTATAGGTGCAATAGCAGATGAACGCACAATTATAGAGAAACTACACTTCGAAGGAGACCGCCAATATATACAAGAACAAAGCATGTTTTATGCCTATAAAATCCTGCTTCAAATAGGGTCAAATGATTTTTTTTAA
- a CDS encoding response regulator — protein MIDNDIVKIANETKKLNALVVEDEKEANELMVSTFSNFFNSIDSAMNAEDALDLYRMRRPDVVFIDIILPGMDGLELARKIRDINPDQIIVIISASNDMSKISEAIKIGVDSFIQKPIDSNKIIDMLKNINQTIAKRRKIETKTFSITLPMDLYDKVHADAKVERISKNAMIIRALKVFYDVKP, from the coding sequence ATGATTGACAACGATATTGTAAAAATTGCAAACGAAACAAAAAAGTTAAATGCACTAGTTGTAGAGGATGAGAAAGAAGCAAATGAGCTGATGGTATCTACTTTCAGCAACTTCTTTAACTCAATTGACTCTGCAATGAACGCAGAAGATGCATTGGATCTTTACAGAATGAGAAGACCTGATGTTGTGTTTATTGACATCATTCTGCCAGGTATGGATGGACTTGAACTTGCAAGAAAGATCCGTGACATTAACCCTGATCAAATTATTGTAATTATCTCTGCAAGCAATGATATGAGCAAAATTTCAGAAGCAATCAAAATTGGAGTAGACAGTTTCATTCAAAAGCCTATCGATTCTAATAAAATTATCGATATGCTTAAGAATATCAACCAAACAATTGCAAAACGCAGAAAAATTGAGACAAAAACTTTCTCAATTACTCTACCAATGGATCTTTATGATAAAGTCCACGCTGACGCTAAAGTTGAGCGCATCTCTAAAAATGCAATGATTATTCGCGCTCTTAAAGTATTCTACGACGTTAAGCCATAA